cctcttctcccttttctgtccGCGTTCCGCTTCACCCGCGTTTTCCCTGTCGCTCTTTCGgcatcgccttctctctccccagcCATGTCCCggatcttctccctcgtcttctccctcgtcttctctgccgtcttctcccccgtcttctgtcttgtcttctccgccgtcttctgtcttgtcttctctgccgtcctctgtcttgtcttcgGTTACGTCTTCTTGTTCCCTGAGTGTCGCGGTCTTCCGCCTCCGGCGAGGCCTGCCTTTCTCTGGGCTCTGTCCACGGGGAAAGGCGCCCGAGTCTCCGGCGTCGGTGCCCTCGAGTCTGCGCTGGGGGCCTTCTCGGACTTCGTCGGCGGCGCTCTTTACGCGCGTTCGCCAGAGGGACTTTTCAGTCTGGATGGTTGAGGCGGCTTCCAAGAGCGTGGGATCGTCTCCGCACTGCTGGCCTCTGCAGATTTTTCTCCACGGACTGCCGCAAATGAAGGCCAGGAGCACCATGGCGTCGTCGCAAGTCCCGCTGTCCAGCGCCTTCAGGGTGTAGAGTGGCTCGTTCTCGGAACATGTGGGGTGGCTGAACTCGAAGGCGCGGTCGTCCCCCGGTCGCTGCGGAACTTGCCTGGAGTTGAAGGCCTCTGTGGCGCCTTGGTCGTAGTCCTCAGGCTCCTGCGTTCGCCCTTGCTTATTCCAGCAGAACATCATGACGGCGGCGTGGTACCGGGCCTCCAAAAAACCGAGCTCGGCGACTGCGAACTTCTTCCGCTGCACGATTTTCCCCATCGGTTTCCGATGGTTCGCCACCCAGCAGCGACTCGCGCGGTGGTATGTGACTCCGACCACGAACGGCAGCGCGTCGGCTGCCTGCTGTAACTCATCGTCCGTTGCCCGCTCCACATTTGCCAGggcctcgcgtctctctgagTTGTCCAGTTCCGGATTCAAAAGAGCCTCGCGGCGATGTCTGATGGCTTGCTCGCGCGCGCCGAAAAACCCAAACTTCTGGAAGGAAAAAATCCGCGTTATTCGACGCTTGCCGACCAGCCAAGACGCTACCCACGTCTTCCGCAGCCTGTCCATGTGCACCCCCTTCACAGGCTCCAGACGCGAAGCGAGAAGCTCGAGCAAAAAGTCTTTGTGGCCGCGGTCGGTCTGAGCCGGCAGCGATCCCGGCGCCCGCCGCTTCCTCCCCGACGCCTTCGCCGCGGCCGGAACTTCGAACGgcagagacgcgggagagaaagtcCACGCGGCCCCCCGGGAGCGGTTCGAGTTGGGCGACTGCGCGTGAGGAGATCGAGTCCGTCCTCGCAGTCGCCGCGACTCCAGCGAAGGACTCCATGCAGAAccttccgcgtctccgctgCCTGGAACTTCCTCCAAGTGTGCTCCCGTCTGAAGGCTTCCCCCTGGGTACAGCGCCGGAGtccccagagagaagaaggagtaGGGAAACGAGTCCGACGAACCTGTCTTCTCCGACTCTGAGAAGTGAACTTGGGGATCTGCTGAATACAGGCTGTTTTCCTCGCTCCTCTGGGGAGTCTCATACATGCCCGAGCCGCCGTAGAACGGGCAGTAGGCAGCGCCGTTGTACGCTGTGTTGTCGCCTACGAGACGGTCCTTGGAGGCTGCAGTGTAGGAAACGCTATTGTAGGAGGGAGTCGAATACGGGATGTTCTCGTAGGGTGCAGGGTACGGAGACTGGAGCTCTTGTCGACGGCCCTCTTCGACGCTGTAAGGCTGAGGGAGTCCCGAAACGCCCAGCTCTCCGGACTCGTTCAGCTGCTGCCAAAGTTGCGTCTCGTACTCGTTGTCCCTGTTGTCGCCTTCGCACGAAAAGGCCCCGAGAAGGCTGTAagaggcggcgaggaagTTCGGCGTTCCGCGGTTCTCGGCAACCTCGACCTGGGGTCGAAGGACTTCATCGGAGCCGCCAAAGTTCCCCTCATACTGCAGCGGTGACTGGTCGCGAGTGGAGGCGCCCTGACATGGCAGGCGGAGTCTCGGCGAGTCCTCGGGGAGGTTCTGGACAGCCGCCGGCAAGGGGACCGACGCGGGGTCGGACGCGAAGTCCGACGGGATTCGCGGCAGACTGGGGAGAGCAGGCAGACTCCAGCAATCCAGAGGCGAAGACCCGCGAAGCAGGGCAGCCGGCGGGGGACACCGGAGTACAGATGGCGGCCCTGGACAGGATtgggagaggaaacgcgctTGGGGAAGTAAGATGTCAGGATATgacgcggagacacagcCGATGCCGGGAAACacaggcggcggaggcagaggcggaaAACAGGCCGAGTAGAAGTTCGCAAAATGCACAGGTTGCATCGGGGGCAAAGGCGGCTGATAAGGCGAGTCTTGACTTAACGGAGCCTGCAAACCATACCGGCTTCCGTCCTCGCCAGTGAGGCATGTGTGCCCTTCGACGTTTGTGGTGCCCCGCCAGCCTCCCGTACTCTCGCAGGTATCCCCGTTTCCTGGCGTTCCCCAGGCATCCCCGTTTCCTGACGTTCCCCAAGAGTTTCCGTTTCCCCCGAAAGGAAGCCCACCACCGTGGTCCGGGACACTGGACGAAGCGCGTCCGTTGAGATGTTGAGGCCCAAAGTCGGAGGTCTCCCAGTGGCCAACTGCAGCGTCAGAAACCGGCGCGGGTGTAGTCCACTCTTGCTGTGCGTCAGCAGTGTTTAGGGTCCCTGTGGAGATGTTGTCCGGCGCAGTGAAGCCTTGACAACTTGTGGAGTTCGTGCGATGCACACAGTAGTCATCAGGTCCGTTGTTCCCGTAAGTGCCACCGTAGAGGAACGCTTGAGGCGGCTGAGTTAGGTCGAAGATCGACGAAGCCGTACCAAAGCTGTTGTAGAACGCACCCGGATAACCGTAGAGGGaagcatgcgcatgcatagCGGGGTcacaggaggcgaagaccgCTCCGGTATGACTTTCAAGATCCGCGACATGCTGGCTGTGCGGCTGCCCACTTGTAGACGTGGGCAACAGCTCTCCGGCCAGCTGTCCGCAGAAACCTCCCTCGCTTCCGTGTTCTGTTCTGCGAGATGAAAAACGTTCGACGCGAGGGAACTGTAGGCCCTGTGCGTCTCCCTGAGAGGCCTCACTGTTACCTCCCCAGGCCTCGAAACCTCCAAAATGCACAGGTCGCATCGAGGGCAAAGGCGGCTGGAAAGGCGAGTCTTGACTTAACGGACCCTGCAGCCCATACCGGCTTCCGTCCTCGCCAGTGAGGCATGTGTGCGCTTCGACGTTTGTGGCACCCCGCCAGCCTCCCGTACTCTCGCAGGTATCCCCGTTTCCTGGCGTTCCCCAGGTGCACGCAGCTTCTGAGTCCGCCTGTACATCAGGTGGAGAAGGACATGCGACTGCCGATGAAGTGAAGGATCCAGAACGAAGGGGGAATTGGCTGTCGTCTTCATGGCCCTTCGTAACGTTGTCGGCAGCTGCGTCTGCTTGCCGATACAGGAGATTCGGAGCAAGGCGAGCTGCACTGGTTTCCTTCTGGGTACAGGCCCGATCTTCTTGCGACGAGGGAGCAGCCCACTCTGTGTCGGGGGTGAGCATTGGATTCGGCTTGCGGAGCCAAGGACCTGAGGCAGGAAGAACGCCTGCTTCACTCAGTCCGTAGTCGCAGAGCCGTGGCGCATCTGCGCCAGCCACAGGAGCCGATTCAGACACAGCAGCGGTGCCTCCGGGGAATTCAGGCTCTACAAGCTTGTCGTTCCCTCGAGGTTGCTCTGGATCGATCTGAAGATCTAGAGGCTTCTTGGCGACTCCAGGAGACGACGCCAGACATGCCACAGGCCAAGCcacaggcgaagagagat
This portion of the Toxoplasma gondii ME49 chromosome III, whole genome shotgun sequence genome encodes:
- the AP2III3 gene encoding AP2 domain transcription factor AP2III-3 (encoded by transcript TGME49_299150) yields the protein MSDYAPSRFASPPGNAHPKSPLFARPHSCREMETRASVGTSRGSRQPLCLRGSPHGCLSPQKGQDRLPSFSPLRTQPTLLSPPFPSKGCFSSCLPSSQAFTSHRARGPSPEVHAVSADASTSSSPISPASRSASEQQPRREMCSPPGASSDSTSPTGSSSCSAEQDDVLCFRQRFHLPPLLHLSTSRKRLREEDASASACISSLGNLPLDVDTKRRRQEYDRLSTASLSSFRSPKTPRLPSCLARRDPEESHADLSESRTFLQRLEAAGQSRKGDTSRETIEADEKKVLSTHSTDTSVQRSPSESAERRSFGKRSDPNNGLPMAHSPTPFTSKRTDLGHALDNALSMRAASRCGFPGPAEATVAPAASGASRTASPLPFTVPVVLAASPPTMPSACSPDLCRASTSPLSCAGVSSLDAPQAVGRRSEVAACVSPAASEETVGDTREHADLSSPVAWPVACLASSPGVAKKPLDLQIDPEQPRGNDKLVEPEFPGGTAAVSESAPVAGADAPRLCDYGLSEAGVLPASGPWLRKPNPMLTPDTEWAAPSSQEDRACTQKETSAARLAPNLLYRQADAAADNVTKGHEDDSQFPLRSGSFTSSAVACPSPPDVQADSEAACTWGTPGNGDTCESTGGWRGATNVEAHTCLTGEDGSRYGLQGPLSQDSPFQPPLPSMRPVHFGGFEAWGGNSEASQGDAQGLQFPRVERFSSRRTEHGSEGGFCGQLAGELLPTSTSGQPHSQHVADLESHTGAVFASCDPAMHAHASLYGYPGAFYNSFGTASSIFDLTQPPQAFLYGGTYGNNGPDDYCVHRTNSTSCQGFTAPDNISTGTLNTADAQQEWTTPAPVSDAAVGHWETSDFGPQHLNGRASSSVPDHGGGLPFGGNGNSWGTSGNGDAWGTPGNGDTCESTGGWRGTTNVEGHTCLTGEDGSRYGLQAPLSQDSPYQPPLPPMQPVHFANFYSACFPPLPPPPVFPGIGCVSASYPDILLPQARFLSQSCPGPPSVLRCPPPAALLRGSSPLDCWSLPALPSLPRIPSDFASDPASVPLPAAVQNLPEDSPRLRLPCQGASTRDQSPLQYEGNFGGSDEVLRPQVEVAENRGTPNFLAASYSLLGAFSCEGDNRDNEYETQLWQQLNESGELGVSGLPQPYSVEEGRRQELQSPYPAPYENIPYSTPSYNSVSYTAASKDRLVGDNTAYNGAAYCPFYGGSGMYETPQRSEENSLYSADPQVHFSESEKTGSSDSFPYSFFSLGTPALYPGGSLQTGAHLEEVPGSGDAEGSAWSPSLESRRLRGRTRSPHAQSPNSNRSRGAAWTFSPASLPFEVPAAAKASGRKRRAPGSLPAQTDRGHKDFLLELLASRLEPVKGVHMDRLRKTWVASWLVGKRRITRIFSFQKFGFFGAREQAIRHRREALLNPELDNSERREALANVERATDDELQQAADALPFVVGVTYHRASRCWVANHRKPMGKIVQRKKFAVAELGFLEARYHAAVMMFCWNKQGRTQEPEDYDQGATEAFNSRQVPQRPGDDRAFEFSHPTCSENEPLYTLKALDSGTCDDAMVLLAFICGSPWRKICRGQQCGDDPTLLEAASTIQTEKSLWRTRVKSAADEVREGPQRRLEGTDAGDSGAFPRGQSPEKGRPRRRRKTATLREQEDVTEDKTEDGREDKTEDGGEDKTEDGGEDGREDEGEDEGEDPGHGWGERRRCRKSDRENAGEAERGQKREKRQQSEGRCVVAEVDLRDAKDTVVRRNRVARREGLETGFGKKNAKSGAESCLSQTPALGPSSPPFPVSFKKRRKSSSREADLRQSRPRRHRNDTEEARSICEDSPSSEVAPTPASSSFSPAASLSSDGSRLGSHNHDLTDSGRSASVSRGRSTDFSMFAGLPYLKSLESNTRFVPPSRPGESGLPNVYASYNSGLAFEANRPCPLAFDSRADPTGWPHTFPHPAEAYGSGIASWTPNANGFFESLAYTGNLEELRDLCGRTPDARDSSDHWQEAAAAASSRLPLRPPAVHSWQDAPCAKDPAPCVELARDECLAGGDRQTCRFHSAFDSADAGDYKFNTDARCLRGPTFNPHSNAVATLRREQEAARGASGQTPSFFFPRLVPVAQTDWEADPGRGSGDSLSAPHEAGEAVGVEGSEGAPCEWNFERDAHPVILPTSNCSHGHERLASSNAFTEAKQRNALRCTPQETVGGVNENGSPLFSTHRDAPEAMSALTEVSDRETQRGPAVLQSGNTEALLQDSTSNSASPTQRRAHGLDPEPDESKARGERSKEEDRETLRTEAPSKGRKQILSPPTERNSMYGEAMSIDRQVSALPTLLSHGTAFP